The Desulforegula conservatrix Mb1Pa genome contains the following window.
GAAGGCCTATGGAAGCATGTCAGAAGCGAGACACAAAATTGGCGATTATCTGAGGTTCTACAACACAAAAAGGCCTCACCAGAGCTTTAAGAATAATACGCCTGATAAAACATATTTTGAAGGTCTGGAAATTCCAATCGCCGCTTGAAGCTTTTATTAAAAATATGAGACACAGAGGTCAAAATTATATAAGGATTTGTTGATAGGATTTTCACTTATATTTTCAGAAAATCTGTCCAATCAAAACCGACCACTTATTTGAGCGTCAGGCCAAAGAGACAAACGGAGATACAAAACAGGATTTGAAAGAACAGGCCGACAAGCTTCGTCAGAAAGCCAAAGATGAACAGTCCGCAGGAGACCGCATATTCTGGCCCATTTACAACCTTGATGCTAAGAATCCCAACTCACCGGATGCGGAAATCCATGATCCGGATGTTTTGCTGGTGAAATTAAAAGAGATTTCCCGTCAGATTGCAGAAACCGAAGAGCACTTGAAACAGGAGCTGGCAGCGGCCTTTGCCCATCACTTTGAAGGGGAAGACCTATGACTAACGACCTGGTAAAAAAAGAAAAACCCGCCTGCTCAAGACTTATTGATGAAATCAGGGGGCTGATTGAAGAGGGCCGCTCCAAAGTAAGTGTTGCTGTCAACAAAACCCTGACCATGCTTTACTGGCAGATCGGCAAACGAATCAATGAAGAGATTCTTAAGGGCGAACGTGCGGCATATGGTGAGCAGATTGTTGCGACATTGTCGGAACAATTAACAAATGAATATGGAAAAGGCTTCAGTCGTCCGGCACTGAGCAGAATGTGCCTTTTTAATACCAATTTCCCTGATCCTTCAATATGTGCGACACTGTCGGACAAATTAAGCTGGTCACATTTTATTGAACTTATCCCGCTGAAAGATAAACTCCAAAGAGACTTTTATGCCGAGATGTGCAGGATTGACGGCTGGAGTGTCCGTATCCTGCGTGATCGTATAGACTCGATGCTCTATGAACGTACAGCGCTTTCCCGTAAGCCGGATGAGTTGATTGTTCATGAGCTGGAAAAACTGCGTGATGAAAACAGACTGTCACCCAATCTAATTTTTAAAGATCCTTATTTTCTTGATTTCCTGGGTGTTAAAGACCGTTATTACGAAAAAGACATCGAAGATGCCATTCTGCGGGAAATGGAACAGTTTCTGCTGGAACTGGGGAGCGGTTTTGCGTTTATGGCTCGCCAGAAGAGGATTCAGATCGACAATGAAGATTATTATATCGATCTGCTCTTTTATCATCGTGATCTGAACAGATTGATAGTCATTGATCTAAAACTTGGTGATTTTAAAGCCCAGGACAAAGGTCAGATGGAGCTTTATCTGAGATGGCTGAGCAAACACGAACGGCGAGCAGGTGAAGAAGCTCCTTTGGGGATTATTCTTTGCGCCGGTAAAAAACAGGAACTGGTGGAACTTCTGGAGCTGGATCAGTCTGGCATTCACGTGGCAGAGTATCTCACTGTACTGCCTGAAAAAGAGCTGATGCAGAAGAAGCTGCACGAAGCCATTGCCAATGCTCCCGGCGGGGTGCAGAGATTGCGGGAGATGATT
Protein-coding sequences here:
- a CDS encoding integrase core domain-containing protein, giving the protein MSEARHKIGDYLRFYNTKRPHQSFKNNTPDKTYFEGLEIPIAA